In Bacillus cytotoxicus NVH 391-98, the following are encoded in one genomic region:
- the sspO gene encoding small acid-soluble spore protein O → MGKRKANHIVPGMNAASAQGQGTGYNEEFANEPLTAAQRQNNKKRKKNQ, encoded by the coding sequence ATGGGTAAACGAAAAGCCAATCATATTGTTCCAGGAATGAACGCCGCTTCTGCTCAAGGACAAGGTACTGGTTATAACGAAGAATTCGCAAATGAACCATTAACAGCTGCTCAGCGTCAAAATAATAAAAAGAGGAAAAAAAATCAGTAA